From the genome of Lotus japonicus ecotype B-129 chromosome 6, LjGifu_v1.2, one region includes:
- the LOC130726684 gene encoding photosynthetic NDH subunit of subcomplex B 5, chloroplastic, with amino-acid sequence MALCSSLSLLPPITSQPKLTSTKSFSSPIPPNLHGLLTKTNRFSLKAGFNEIEPDLNEDPRDQFALNSIDSEDFEYGIFDGHHTYYEGEHEKGTFWGSIAEDIAATEPPTGFQGIISWLFPPAIAAGVFFDVPGEYLYIAAGIFTIVFCVIEMDKPDKPHHFEPQIYNMERGSRDKLISDYNTMSIWDFNEKYGDIWDFTIKKDDIITR; translated from the exons ATGGCGCTTTGTTCATCACTCTCGTTACTCCCTCCCATCACTTCCCAGCCCAAACTCACTTCCACCAAATCCTTCTCATCTCCAATACCACCCAACTTGCATGGCCTCTTGACCAAGACTAACAGGTTCTCTTTGAAAGCTGGTTTTAATGAGATTGAGCCTGACCTCAACGAAGATCCTAGGGATCAGTTTGCCCTTAACAGCATTGACTCT GAAGATTTCGAGTATGGAATTTTCGATGGACATCACACTTACTATGAAGGAGAACATGAGAAAG GAACATTTTGGGGTTCTATTGCAGAAGATATAGCAGCAACAGAGCCCCCCACAGGATTCCAGG GGATTATTTCATGGCTCTTCCCACCAGCTATCGCTGCTGGGGTGTTCTTCGATGTTCCG GGGGAGTACTTGTACATTGCAGCAGGCATATTTACAATTGTATTTTGCGTTATTGAGATGGATAAACCTGATAAACCTCACCACTTTGAACCTCAAATATACAACATGGAGAGGGGATCTCGAGACAAGTTGATAAGTGACTACAACACCATGAGCATATGGGATTTCAATGAAAAATATGGGGACATTTGGGATTTTACAATCAAGAAGGATGACATAATCACCAGATAG
- the LOC130722777 gene encoding uncharacterized protein LOC130722777, with protein MATEAPYFYTVEDVLVTSCPLYVHPNENPSIVLVSPPLSESNYHSWSRSMRMSLLTKNKLVLVDGSLPEPAEDHPIHPFWQRCNTMVLGWLIRSMNTEIAQSIMWRERAIDVWKELKERFSQVDLFRISELQEEIYSLKQGDLSVTKYFTAMKILIDELEVLKSLPSCTCEALTKIKEDRNSDHVIHFLRGLNEQFSGVRSQIMLMDLLPSINLVFQLVAQQERQFSVEHVLKVLMANANGSSDSQKSHGNGGKSANYHSGSTSGAYRSGSTSGASGGRNPHGESSSTYNGYRNQGRKVCSYCGRNGHTVDVCYKKHGYPQSFKSKNSSSQGHQKHVNMTMGTDSGASTEDDDAGLIHGDTMFSLTEAQYNSLISLMPGQDQEPQRTAKVNFAPTTKTFVVA; from the coding sequence ATGGCAACGGAAGCGCCTTACTTCTACACAGTGGAAGATGTTTTGGTCACCTCTTGCCCTCTCTACGTTCATCCCAACGAGAATCCATCGATTGTACTCGTCTCGCCACCGTTGTCTGAGAGCAACTATCACAGTTGGTCTAGATCGATGCGAATGAGTTTGTTGACCAAGAACAAGCTTGTGTTGGTGGATGGTTCACTACCAGAACCTGCAGAGGATCATCCGATTCATCCTTTCTGGCAGCGGTGTAACACGATGGTTCTTGGATGGTTGATTAGGTCTATGAACACTGAAATCGCGCAATCGATCATGTGGCGTGAAAGAGCGATCGATGTTTGGAAGGAATTGAAGGAACGCTTTTCTCAAGTGGATCTTTTCCGAATCTCAGAGCTTCAGGAAGAAATTTACAGTTTGAAGCAAGGAGATCTATCGGTGACGAAGTACTTCACTGCGatgaagatcttgattgatgaATTGGAGGTTCTCAAGTCTctaccttcttgcacctgtgaAGCTCTGACTAAGATCAAGGAGGATCGCAACTCAGATCATGTGATTCATTTTCTTCGAGGACTCAACGAGCAATTCTCAGGCGTAAGATCTCAAATCATGCTCATGGATCTTCTTCCCAGTATCAATCTCGTTTTCCAGTTAGTGGCTCAGCAAGAAAGGCAATTTTCTGTAGAACATGTTCTAAAGGTTTTGATGGCAAACGCGAATGGAAGTTCTGATTCTCAGAAATCTCATGGCAATGGAGGTAAATCCGCCAATTATCACTCTGGAAGCACTTCTGGTGCTTATCGTTCAGGAAGCACTTCTGGTGCTAGTGGTGGCCGCAATCCACATGGAGAATCAAGTTCCACCTACAATGGATACCGTAATCAAGGACGCAAAGTTTGCTCTTATTGTGGTAGAAATGGCCACACTGTGGATGTTTGCTACAAGAAGCATGGATATCCACAGAGTTTCAAGTCCAAGAATTCAAGCTCTCAAGGTCATCAGAAGCATGTCAACATGACCATGGGAACTGACTCAGGAGCTAGCACAGAAGATGATGATGCTGGTTTAATTCATGGAGACACTATGTTCAGCCTCACCGAGGCACAATACAATAGTCTGATTTCTCTTATGCCTGGCCAAGATCAAGAACCTCAACGCACTGCTAAGGTCAATTTTGCTCCCACAACCAAGACTTTTGTGGTTGCTTAA